The Oscillospiraceae bacterium genome contains a region encoding:
- the prkC gene encoding serine/threonine-protein kinase PrkC, with amino-acid sequence MDQLIGKKLDGRYLLQELVGVGGMANVYKAADLKNNSTVAVKILREEFAQDAELVRRFKNESKAICILDHPAIVKVYDVSVTDKLQYIVMEYIDGITLKEYMTQRGGPLTWKEVVHFAQQILDALDHAHQKGVVHRDIKPQNIMLVADGRVKIMDFGIARFSRAESQAASEKAIGSVHYISPEQAKGDVTDAKADIYSTGIMLYEMLSGKLPFESDTAVSVAIKQISDKAVPLGEVAPEVPKALQDITARAMAKDPAARYPSARAMLNDLEAFKKDPSIRFEYEYMTGDAPERVIDKVVRQTKNGQNGPRRPAQPNKSGQRPANGQNGKRPAPRKKRVGVLPILAGMATAFALGSVILCYMIFANSTNPLFSNKADVELPDFTGKSWEQVKAEYGSQLTFKAEEEWNEKYEKGTIFYQSPRGPRTVKEGQKVVIKVSLGTLYVQVPDVTQWRIADAEEKLKEQGFSVRRMDKVDESVPVGTVISTEPEAGMEIASGSTVSVYVSRKDVDTDRTVPMLQGLTLAEAMQELTKVNLTLGTQTEDYSDSVEAGRIISQSREPGTTVRLNTKVNVVVSIGPAPTPEPTEEPEPDPTPEPTQAPTPVPTPTPEPSVAPPEPTDAPQGNDGTPVPG; translated from the coding sequence ATGGATCAACTGATCGGCAAAAAGCTGGACGGCCGCTACCTGCTGCAGGAGCTGGTGGGCGTGGGCGGTATGGCCAACGTTTACAAGGCGGCCGACCTGAAAAACAACAGCACCGTGGCGGTAAAGATCCTGCGCGAGGAGTTCGCGCAGGACGCCGAGCTGGTGCGGCGGTTTAAAAATGAATCCAAGGCGATCTGCATTCTGGATCATCCCGCCATCGTAAAGGTGTATGATGTGTCGGTCACCGACAAACTGCAATACATCGTGATGGAATACATCGACGGCATTACCCTGAAAGAGTACATGACCCAGCGGGGCGGCCCCCTCACCTGGAAAGAGGTGGTGCATTTTGCCCAGCAGATCCTGGATGCATTGGACCACGCGCACCAAAAGGGGGTAGTACACCGGGACATCAAACCCCAGAACATCATGCTGGTGGCGGACGGCCGGGTCAAGATCATGGACTTCGGCATTGCACGGTTTTCCCGCGCGGAGAGCCAGGCGGCCAGCGAGAAGGCCATTGGGTCGGTGCACTATATCAGCCCGGAGCAGGCAAAGGGCGATGTGACCGACGCAAAGGCGGATATCTATTCCACCGGCATCATGCTGTATGAAATGCTTTCGGGCAAGCTGCCCTTTGAGAGCGACACAGCGGTGTCGGTGGCGATCAAGCAGATCTCGGACAAGGCTGTGCCGTTGGGCGAAGTGGCACCGGAGGTGCCCAAAGCCCTGCAGGACATTACCGCCCGGGCCATGGCAAAGGACCCTGCGGCCCGCTACCCCAGCGCAAGGGCAATGCTGAACGATCTGGAAGCGTTCAAAAAGGATCCCAGCATCCGATTTGAATATGAGTATATGACCGGGGATGCCCCGGAAAGGGTGATCGACAAGGTGGTACGGCAAACGAAAAACGGGCAGAATGGCCCCCGGCGGCCGGCGCAGCCGAATAAAAGCGGCCAGCGCCCGGCAAATGGGCAAAACGGCAAGCGCCCCGCGCCCCGCAAAAAGCGGGTGGGGGTGCTGCCCATCCTTGCGGGCATGGCAACGGCCTTTGCGCTGGGCTCGGTGATTCTGTGCTATATGATCTTTGCAAATTCCACCAACCCTTTGTTCAGCAACAAGGCGGACGTGGAGCTGCCGGACTTTACCGGAAAAAGCTGGGAGCAGGTAAAGGCAGAATACGGCAGCCAGCTGACCTTCAAGGCCGAGGAGGAGTGGAACGAAAAATACGAGAAAGGCACGATTTTTTACCAGTCTCCCCGGGGACCCCGAACAGTAAAGGAAGGGCAGAAGGTGGTAATCAAGGTGAGCCTTGGCACCCTGTATGTGCAGGTGCCCGACGTGACCCAGTGGCGCATCGCAGACGCGGAAGAGAAGCTGAAGGAACAGGGCTTCTCGGTGCGCCGGATGGACAAGGTGGATGAGAGCGTGCCGGTGGGCACGGTAATCAGCACCGAACCCGAGGCCGGGATGGAGATCGCCAGCGGAAGCACGGTGTCGGTTTATGTGAGCCGGAAGGACGTGGATACCGATCGCACGGTGCCCATGCTGCAGGGCCTGACCCTGGCGGAGGCAATGCAGGAGCTGACCAAGGTGAACCTGACGCTGGGGACCCAGACCGAGGACTACAGCGACAGCGTGGAGGCCGGGCGTATTATTTCCCAGAGCAGGGAACCGGGCACCACGGTGCGGCTGAACACCAAGGTAAACGTGGTGGTGTCGATCGGGCCGGCGCCCACGCCGGAGCCCACCGAGGAACCGGAGCCGGATCCCACGCCGGAGCCGACCCAGGCCCCCACACCGGTACCCACACCTACGCCGGAGCCAAGCGTCGCTCCCCCCGAACCCACCGATGCTCCGCAGGGCAATGACGGGACCCCGGTCCCCGGGTGA
- a CDS encoding protein phosphatase yields the protein MKLAGKTDIGNCRRENQDNYRAARLPDDTVWAVVCDGMGGAAAGQLASQVATDALEDCFTAALPKLAQGQERLFLLKCLQKANKAVYEESLKDPANKGMGTTAVCALVRDGTAHIAHVGDSRAYLYRPGQFARLTKDHSMVQQMVESGQLTSQQAERHPRKNLITKALGVEPEVEGDYTFAAVQQGDILLLCSDGLSGAVPDGELEQILGHTPFFITPRKLIEQALQAGSQDNVTALVIGVEPTEE from the coding sequence ATGAAACTGGCTGGCAAGACCGACATCGGCAACTGCCGCAGAGAAAATCAGGACAATTACCGCGCCGCCCGCCTGCCGGACGACACAGTCTGGGCAGTGGTGTGCGACGGAATGGGCGGCGCGGCTGCGGGGCAGCTGGCAAGCCAGGTGGCCACCGACGCGCTGGAGGATTGTTTTACCGCCGCCCTGCCCAAACTTGCACAGGGGCAGGAACGGCTGTTTTTGCTGAAGTGCCTGCAAAAGGCCAACAAGGCGGTGTATGAGGAGTCGCTCAAGGACCCGGCAAACAAGGGCATGGGCACCACGGCCGTGTGCGCGCTTGTGCGGGACGGCACGGCCCACATTGCCCATGTGGGCGATTCCCGGGCCTATTTATACCGCCCGGGGCAGTTCGCAAGGCTTACCAAGGACCATTCCATGGTGCAGCAGATGGTGGAGAGCGGGCAGCTTACAAGCCAGCAGGCCGAGCGCCACCCCCGCAAGAACCTGATCACCAAGGCACTGGGCGTGGAACCGGAGGTGGAGGGCGATTATACCTTTGCGGCGGTGCAGCAGGGGGATATCCTGCTGCTTTGCAGCGACGGCCTGTCCGGCGCGGTGCCGGATGGGGAGCTGGAACAAATTCTGGGGCACACCCCGTTTTTTATCACGCCGCGCAAGCTGATCGAGCAGGCGCTGCAGGCGGGCAGCCAGGACAATGTGACTGCCCTGGTGATTGGGGTGGAACCCACGGAGGAATGA
- the rlmN gene encoding putative dual-specificity RNA methyltransferase RlmN, whose protein sequence is MSKKCISSLTLEQLADLMKELGQPAFRAKQIFHWLHQKLAADFSAMTDQPKALLAALAEDWYVAAPAIQRRQQAKDGTVKYLLRLFDGNCIEAVVMRYHYGNTICVSTQVGCRMGCRFCASTQAGRARDLEAGEIAAEAYAAQRDIGERISHIVLMGIGEPLDNFDNVMAFLKLISHPEGLNIGMRSISLSTCGIVPQIDRLAQEKLQLTLSVSLHAPNNAMRSGMMPVNDAYPVEQVIAACRRYQKTTGRRVSFEYSMVRGVNDSRATALELAQLVRGMGAHVNLIPINPVDGSPYSATDAENVKRFQQWLTDLGVNATVRRRLGSDISAACGQLRREEAAKEAAT, encoded by the coding sequence ATGAGCAAGAAGTGCATTTCTTCCCTTACGCTGGAACAGCTGGCCGACCTGATGAAGGAATTGGGGCAGCCGGCGTTTCGGGCAAAGCAGATCTTCCACTGGCTGCACCAAAAGCTGGCTGCGGACTTTTCGGCTATGACCGACCAGCCCAAGGCGCTGCTGGCGGCGCTGGCGGAGGATTGGTACGTGGCGGCGCCGGCGATCCAGCGGCGGCAGCAGGCGAAGGACGGCACGGTGAAATACCTGCTGCGCCTTTTCGATGGAAACTGCATCGAGGCGGTGGTGATGCGCTACCACTACGGCAACACGATCTGCGTGTCCACCCAGGTGGGCTGCCGCATGGGCTGCCGCTTCTGCGCCTCGACCCAGGCGGGCCGGGCGCGCGATCTGGAAGCCGGAGAGATCGCGGCGGAGGCATATGCCGCCCAGCGGGATATCGGCGAGCGGATCTCGCACATTGTGCTGATGGGGATCGGTGAGCCGCTGGACAACTTCGACAACGTGATGGCCTTTTTAAAACTGATCTCCCACCCGGAAGGGCTGAACATCGGCATGCGCAGCATCAGCCTTTCCACCTGCGGCATTGTGCCGCAGATCGACCGGCTGGCACAGGAAAAGCTGCAGCTCACCCTCTCGGTGTCGCTGCATGCGCCGAACAACGCGATGCGCAGCGGCATGATGCCGGTAAACGACGCTTACCCCGTGGAACAGGTGATCGCGGCCTGCAGGCGCTACCAGAAGACCACCGGCCGGAGGGTGAGCTTTGAATATTCCATGGTGCGGGGTGTGAACGACAGCCGCGCCACGGCCCTTGAGCTGGCCCAGCTTGTGCGGGGCATGGGGGCGCATGTGAACCTGATCCCCATCAACCCGGTGGACGGCAGCCCTTATTCGGCCACCGACGCCGAAAACGTAAAGCGCTTTCAGCAATGGCTTACAGACCTGGGGGTGAACGCCACCGTGCGCCGCCGCCTGGGCAGCGATATCAGCGCCGCCTGCGGCCAGCTGCGGCGGGAAGAGGCGGCAAAGGAGGCAGCTACATGA
- a CDS encoding 16S rRNA (cytosine(967)-C(5))-methyltransferase yields the protein MDVARRTAALALVHQEQSGYSNLVLAGALEKHALPPRDKAFVTALFYGVTERLLTLDWCLERCLSRPMKKLDPQVRAVLRMGLYEARYMGTPAAVAVSEAVALCRALKKSSAAGLVNAVLRRALEQHPEQAQFADEAERFSVLYSVGLPAVRLLLREYPAQCEKILQACFAPAPTALRCNTLRTDARGLCGALEGEGIKAQEGGLPGAVLAHFAGSPAATKAFAQGLYHVQGQASQLAALSLGAQPGETVLDLCAAPGGKTLLLAQEMKGEGRLVSCDAAEGRLPLIEKAVKRCGFTNVTVRQNDAAVYNPAFQGADRVLVDAPCSGLGIMAKKPDIRYKTLEGAEELHALQLKILSTSARYVKKGGRLVYSTCTVDPAENQRVVRAFLAAQPGFRTVPPYCTPSGALEEDHMLTLLPGFCGPDGFFIAALERSV from the coding sequence ATGGATGTTGCCCGCCGCACCGCGGCCCTGGCCCTGGTGCACCAGGAACAGAGCGGCTATTCCAACCTGGTGCTGGCCGGCGCGCTGGAAAAGCATGCGCTGCCGCCCCGGGACAAGGCGTTCGTGACCGCTTTGTTTTACGGTGTTACCGAGCGGCTGCTCACCCTGGACTGGTGCCTGGAGCGCTGCTTGTCAAGGCCCATGAAAAAGCTTGACCCCCAGGTGCGCGCGGTGCTGCGCATGGGTTTGTATGAGGCGCGGTACATGGGCACGCCCGCCGCGGTGGCGGTGAGCGAGGCAGTGGCTTTGTGCAGAGCACTGAAAAAAAGCAGCGCTGCCGGGCTTGTGAACGCGGTGCTGCGCCGGGCGCTGGAGCAGCACCCGGAACAGGCGCAGTTTGCGGATGAGGCTGAGCGGTTTTCGGTGCTCTATTCGGTGGGGCTGCCGGCCGTGCGGCTTTTGCTGCGGGAATACCCCGCCCAGTGTGAAAAGATATTGCAGGCCTGCTTTGCCCCCGCACCCACCGCGCTGCGCTGCAACACCCTGCGCACGGATGCGCGGGGGCTGTGCGGCGCGCTGGAGGGGGAAGGGATAAAAGCGCAGGAGGGCGGGCTGCCCGGCGCGGTGCTGGCGCACTTTGCGGGCAGCCCGGCCGCCACAAAAGCCTTTGCCCAGGGGCTTTATCACGTGCAGGGGCAGGCCTCGCAGCTGGCGGCACTGAGCCTGGGGGCGCAGCCCGGCGAAACGGTGCTGGATTTGTGCGCGGCACCGGGGGGCAAAACCCTGCTGCTGGCCCAGGAAATGAAGGGCGAGGGCAGGCTGGTGAGCTGCGATGCGGCTGAGGGCCGCCTGCCTTTGATTGAAAAAGCTGTAAAGCGGTGTGGCTTTACAAATGTGACGGTGCGGCAGAACGACGCCGCGGTTTACAACCCCGCCTTCCAGGGAGCGGACCGGGTGCTGGTGGACGCGCCCTGCTCCGGCCTTGGCATTATGGCAAAAAAGCCCGATATCCGCTATAAGACCCTGGAGGGCGCGGAGGAATTGCACGCGCTGCAATTGAAAATTTTGAGCACCTCGGCGCGTTATGTAAAAAAAGGGGGCAGGCTGGTTTATTCCACCTGCACGGTGGACCCGGCGGAAAACCAGCGGGTGGTGCGGGCATTTTTGGCCGCACAGCCCGGGTTTCGAACAGTGCCCCCCTACTGCACGCCTTCCGGTGCGCTGGAAGAAGATCATATGCTCACCCTGCTGCCCGGCTTTTGCGGCCCCGACGGATTTTTTATTGCCGCATTGGAGCGAAGCGTGTAG
- the fmt gene encoding methionyl-tRNA formyltransferase — MRILFMGTPEIAAASLQALLSAGHEVCGVFTREDKPVGRKQVLTAPPVKALALQAGLPVFQPRTLRTGEAEAQIRALAPELVVVVAYGRILPPEILSIPPKGCINLHVSLLPKYRGAAPVQWAVINGEAETGVSIMYLDEGLDTGDILKVAPVEIGPEETSGELFQRISALGAATLVEAVAGIAAGSAVRAPQDHEKATQAPPLTKELARFEFDRPAGALHNLIRGMNPWPAAYFEREGKKVKVLRSRVAAGSGAPGTVLAARPLVVACAEGALELTEVVPEGKKPMEGAAWAAGRRLKAGDAV; from the coding sequence ATGCGCATCCTGTTCATGGGCACGCCGGAGATCGCCGCCGCCAGCCTGCAGGCGCTGCTGAGCGCGGGGCACGAGGTGTGCGGGGTGTTTACCCGCGAGGATAAGCCGGTGGGCCGCAAACAGGTGCTCACCGCGCCGCCGGTCAAGGCGCTGGCGCTGCAGGCGGGGCTGCCCGTGTTCCAGCCCCGCACCCTGCGCACCGGCGAGGCCGAGGCCCAGATCCGGGCGCTGGCCCCCGAGCTGGTCGTGGTGGTGGCCTACGGGCGCATCCTGCCGCCGGAAATTTTGAGCATCCCCCCCAAGGGGTGCATCAATCTGCATGTGTCGCTGCTGCCTAAATACCGGGGCGCGGCGCCGGTGCAGTGGGCGGTGATCAACGGGGAGGCCGAGACCGGCGTGTCCATCATGTATCTGGACGAGGGCTTGGACACCGGCGACATTCTGAAGGTTGCCCCGGTGGAGATCGGGCCTGAAGAAACCAGCGGGGAGCTGTTCCAGCGGATCAGCGCCCTGGGGGCCGCGACTTTGGTGGAGGCTGTGGCCGGGATCGCCGCGGGCAGCGCCGTGCGCGCCCCGCAGGATCATGAAAAGGCGACCCAGGCGCCGCCTTTAACCAAGGAACTGGCGCGCTTTGAATTTGACCGCCCCGCCGGGGCGCTGCATAACCTGATCCGGGGGATGAACCCCTGGCCCGCGGCCTACTTTGAGCGGGAGGGAAAAAAGGTCAAGGTGCTGCGCAGCCGGGTGGCGGCGGGCAGCGGCGCGCCCGGCACGGTGCTGGCCGCAAGGCCGCTTGTGGTGGCCTGCGCCGAGGGGGCGCTGGAATTGACCGAGGTGGTGCCAGAGGGCAAAAAGCCCATGGAGGGCGCTGCCTGGGCGGCAGGCCGCCGCCTGAAAGCGGGCGACGCGGTGTGA
- the def2 gene encoding peptide deformylase, with the protein MALRTIVQDGDPILKKVCRPVTNFDDRLATLLDDMKETLLEAGGVGLAGPQVGVMRRLFIALDERDLPEDGTVPEGYEPKFIECVNPEIVERSEDEVTLYEGCLSFPGHNGAIARPRKVKLRAQDRTGKVFEMEGEEMLARCFCHETNHLDGITIMDLADRFYEDDYPDGAEEE; encoded by the coding sequence ATGGCACTTCGAACCATTGTGCAGGACGGCGACCCGATTTTAAAAAAGGTCTGCCGCCCCGTGACCAATTTTGACGACCGGCTGGCCACCCTTTTGGACGATATGAAGGAAACGCTGCTGGAGGCGGGGGGCGTGGGCCTGGCGGGCCCCCAGGTGGGCGTGATGCGCCGCCTGTTCATCGCGCTGGACGAGCGCGACCTGCCCGAGGACGGCACCGTACCGGAGGGCTACGAGCCCAAATTTATCGAGTGCGTCAACCCCGAGATCGTGGAGCGCTCGGAGGATGAGGTGACCCTGTACGAGGGGTGCCTTTCCTTCCCCGGGCACAACGGGGCCATTGCGCGCCCCCGCAAGGTAAAGCTGCGCGCCCAGGACCGCACCGGCAAGGTGTTTGAGATGGAGGGCGAGGAGATGCTGGCCCGCTGCTTCTGCCACGAAACAAACCACCTGGACGGCATTACCATTATGGACCTGGCCGACCGTTTTTACGAGGACGATTACCCCGACGGGGCGGAGGAAGAGTAA
- the priA gene encoding primosomal protein N': MLDTVQVAVSGATFHFDKLYTYLLPPRLCGAVFLGSMVLVPFGRGNKPRMGVVLALGQQEEPGRCKELFDAAPEEARLTGELMELVRFLKEYTFCTWYEAVKAVIPYGAQYRPAATEQGPRLQKQLVRHTEPLYRLAGELPAKPKPTDRQKAAVEALKNGPLPQSQLAELGLSRAVLDNLCAKGVLEKSKTDKVIDLYAHIAPSGETLELTGAQQTVFEGLAAQMDAGKAAAALLYGVTASGKTLVFLKLIERALQKGKTALVLVPEISLTPQMIRRLKECFGNRVAVQHSALNHTERLLQWRMIQQGGADIVVGTRSAVFAPLQNLGLVILDEEQEHTYRSESAPRFDARDVAKRRAASHGALVLFASATPSVESYQAALEGRYTLYRLTQRYASQPLPSVELVDMRGELAAGNPGSISAVLAQHIRETLAGGRQTILLLNRRGYRTVGMCTDCGKAVKCGSCSVPMVYHKPEHKLMCHYCGKTISPVPTVCPECGGKLRYTGFGTQRVEEELAELFPDARVLRMDQDSTGQKNAHERMLARFAAGEYDIMLGTQMVAKGLDFERVTLVGVLGIDSLLFSQGFRAFENVFSLVTQVVGRSGRASEPGHAVIQTVDPASPVLNLAARQDYEAFFAQEIAFRKLCLYPPFCAVCIAAFSGEKDGEALAAAARFGALLGVEAQKTPELPLRILGPAPMNVVLVKDRYRYKLTIKCRNDRAFRALVARTLEAYAAEGLPAKASVTLDFNSDGD, from the coding sequence TTGTTGGATACGGTACAGGTAGCGGTGAGCGGCGCCACGTTCCACTTTGATAAGCTGTATACTTACCTTTTGCCGCCGCGCCTGTGCGGCGCGGTGTTTTTGGGCAGTATGGTGCTGGTACCCTTTGGCCGGGGGAACAAACCGCGCATGGGCGTGGTGCTGGCGCTGGGGCAGCAGGAGGAGCCGGGCCGCTGCAAGGAACTGTTCGACGCCGCCCCCGAGGAAGCGCGCCTGACCGGCGAACTGATGGAGCTGGTGCGCTTTTTAAAAGAGTATACCTTCTGCACCTGGTACGAGGCGGTAAAGGCGGTGATCCCCTATGGGGCGCAATACCGCCCGGCCGCCACCGAGCAGGGGCCGCGGCTGCAAAAGCAGCTGGTGCGCCACACGGAACCCTTATACCGGCTGGCAGGGGAACTGCCCGCCAAGCCGAAACCGACCGACAGGCAAAAGGCTGCGGTGGAGGCGCTGAAAAACGGCCCGCTGCCCCAAAGCCAGCTGGCGGAGCTGGGGCTTTCCCGCGCGGTGCTGGATAACCTGTGCGCAAAGGGAGTGCTGGAAAAAAGCAAGACCGACAAGGTCATTGACCTGTACGCCCACATCGCCCCCAGCGGGGAAACGCTGGAGCTGACCGGGGCGCAGCAGACGGTGTTTGAGGGCCTGGCCGCCCAGATGGACGCGGGAAAAGCCGCCGCGGCGCTGCTGTACGGCGTGACCGCCAGCGGCAAAACGCTGGTGTTTTTGAAGCTGATCGAGCGCGCCCTGCAAAAGGGAAAGACGGCGCTGGTGCTGGTGCCCGAGATCAGCCTGACCCCCCAAATGATCCGCCGCCTGAAGGAGTGCTTCGGCAACCGGGTGGCGGTGCAGCACTCGGCGCTGAACCACACCGAGCGGCTGCTGCAATGGCGGATGATCCAGCAGGGCGGGGCCGATATTGTGGTGGGGACCCGCAGCGCGGTGTTTGCGCCGCTGCAGAATCTGGGCCTGGTGATCCTGGATGAAGAACAGGAGCACACCTACCGCTCGGAGAGCGCCCCCCGGTTTGATGCCCGCGACGTGGCAAAGCGCCGCGCGGCAAGCCACGGCGCCCTGGTGCTGTTTGCCAGTGCAACCCCCAGCGTGGAGAGCTACCAGGCGGCGCTGGAGGGGCGGTATACCCTTTACAGGCTGACCCAGCGGTATGCCAGCCAGCCGCTGCCCAGCGTGGAGCTGGTGGATATGCGCGGCGAGCTGGCGGCGGGCAACCCTGGCAGCATCAGCGCGGTGCTGGCGCAGCACATCCGCGAAACGCTGGCCGGGGGGCGGCAGACCATTTTGCTGCTGAACCGGAGGGGCTACCGCACGGTGGGCATGTGCACCGACTGCGGCAAGGCCGTGAAGTGCGGCAGTTGCAGCGTGCCTATGGTCTACCACAAGCCCGAGCACAAACTCATGTGCCATTACTGCGGCAAGACCATCAGCCCGGTGCCCACGGTATGCCCGGAATGCGGCGGCAAGCTGCGGTATACCGGCTTTGGCACCCAGCGGGTGGAGGAGGAGCTGGCGGAGCTGTTCCCGGATGCGCGGGTGCTGCGCATGGATCAGGATTCCACCGGGCAAAAAAACGCGCACGAGCGCATGCTGGCGCGCTTTGCTGCGGGGGAATACGACATCATGCTTGGTACCCAGATGGTCGCCAAGGGGCTGGACTTTGAGCGCGTGACCCTTGTGGGGGTGCTTGGCATTGATTCGCTGCTGTTTTCGCAGGGGTTCCGGGCGTTTGAGAATGTGTTCAGCCTGGTAACCCAGGTTGTGGGCAGAAGCGGGCGTGCCAGCGAGCCGGGGCACGCGGTGATTCAAACGGTGGACCCGGCCAGCCCGGTGCTGAACCTGGCGGCCCGGCAGGACTACGAGGCGTTTTTTGCCCAGGAGATCGCCTTCCGGAAGCTGTGCCTTTACCCGCCGTTCTGCGCGGTGTGCATTGCGGCCTTCAGCGGCGAAAAGGACGGCGAGGCCCTGGCGGCGGCGGCCCGGTTTGGTGCGCTGCTGGGCGTGGAAGCCCAAAAAACGCCGGAGCTTCCGCTGCGCATTCTGGGGCCCGCCCCCATGAACGTGGTGCTGGTAAAGGACCGCTACCGCTACAAGCTCACCATCAAATGCCGCAACGACCGGGCGTTCCGCGCCCTGGTGGCAAGGACCCTGGAGGCCTATGCCGCCGAAGGGCTGCCCGCCAAGGCCTCGGTTACGCTGGATTTCAACTCGGACGGCGATTGA
- a CDS encoding guanylate kinase, whose product MNNEKYLVVVSGPSGSGKDTVVKRLMELHPEIEISVSATTRPMRPGEREGVDYYYLARDEFERRIAAGEILEYAQYCENYYGTPRAEVDRRIAAHKTVILVIEVVGAANIKRNYPGATTVFVRPPSYEELEQRLRGRGTECEEAIQKRLRRALEEMEYAVDYDEVVVNAQVDECAEEIYALIQKHQRQ is encoded by the coding sequence ATGAATAACGAAAAGTATCTTGTGGTCGTGTCCGGCCCTTCCGGCTCCGGCAAGGATACGGTGGTAAAACGGCTGATGGAGCTTCACCCGGAGATCGAGATATCGGTTTCGGCCACCACCCGCCCCATGCGCCCGGGGGAGAGAGAGGGCGTTGACTATTACTACCTGGCCAGAGATGAATTTGAACGGCGCATTGCGGCGGGCGAGATATTGGAATACGCCCAATACTGCGAAAACTATTACGGCACCCCCCGCGCGGAGGTAGACAGGCGCATTGCGGCCCATAAAACCGTGATCCTGGTGATCGAGGTGGTGGGAGCCGCCAACATCAAGCGGAACTACCCCGGCGCGACCACTGTTTTTGTGCGGCCGCCCAGCTATGAAGAGCTGGAGCAGCGGCTGCGGGGCCGGGGCACCGAGTGCGAGGAAGCCATTCAAAAACGGCTGCGGCGCGCGCTGGAGGAGATGGAGTACGCCGTGGATTACGACGAGGTCGTGGTAAACGCCCAGGTGGACGAGTGCGCGGAAGAGATCTATGCGCTGATTCAAAAGCATCAGCGGCAGTAA
- a CDS encoding UPF0296 protein, with amino-acid sequence MKLINIGFGNMVSAGRLIAIVSPESAPIKRIVQEARDKGSLIDATYGRRTRAVIIMDSDHVILSAVQPETVANRLADDNEDELDEELGDE; translated from the coding sequence ATGAAACTCATCAACATCGGGTTTGGCAACATGGTCAGCGCGGGGCGGCTGATCGCCATTGTGAGCCCGGAATCCGCGCCCATTAAGCGGATCGTGCAGGAGGCCCGGGACAAGGGCTCGCTGATCGACGCCACTTACGGCCGCCGCACCCGCGCCGTGATTATCATGGACTCGGATCACGTGATCCTGTCGGCTGTGCAGCCCGAAACGGTGGCGAACCGCCTGGCGGACGACAATGAGGATGAGCTGGACGAGGAGCTGGGGGATGAATAA
- a CDS encoding AraC family transcriptional regulator has protein sequence MDDPVFRYDEELQMEAHFFKGLKPAFPPHFHEHYLFGLVEEGARTLFYKGCTYTAKTGALLAINPGDPHACEQLGPTATGWRALNVPTAVLQALAQELTGSGEAPLFAPPVIWDPELAAEFGRLHQLILEGSGEFEKEELLLFFFNRLLGRYSRPISLAQPESRAEVERACDFIREHYTEHIALDDLCAAAALSRSSLLRAFTRAKGVTPYRYLQSVRVERAKALLEQGAAPAEAALAAGFADQSHFHRFFSLFIGMPPGAYREIFFQK, from the coding sequence ATGGATGACCCCGTGTTCCGCTACGACGAGGAGCTGCAGATGGAGGCCCATTTTTTCAAAGGGCTGAAACCCGCATTTCCCCCGCACTTCCACGAACACTACCTGTTCGGCCTGGTGGAAGAGGGCGCGCGCACCCTCTTTTACAAGGGCTGCACCTACACGGCCAAAACCGGCGCCCTGCTGGCCATCAACCCGGGCGACCCCCACGCCTGCGAGCAGCTCGGCCCCACGGCCACAGGCTGGCGCGCCCTGAACGTGCCCACTGCCGTGCTGCAGGCCCTGGCGCAGGAGCTCACAGGCAGCGGCGAAGCCCCGCTGTTCGCCCCGCCCGTTATCTGGGACCCCGAGCTGGCGGCCGAATTCGGCAGGCTGCATCAGCTCATTCTGGAGGGCAGCGGTGAGTTCGAAAAAGAGGAGCTCCTGCTGTTCTTTTTTAACCGGCTCCTCGGCCGGTATTCCCGCCCGATCTCCCTCGCCCAGCCGGAAAGTCGGGCCGAGGTGGAGCGCGCCTGTGATTTCATTCGGGAACATTACACCGAGCATATTGCGCTGGACGATCTCTGTGCCGCCGCGGCGCTGAGCCGCTCTTCCCTGCTGCGCGCCTTCACCCGCGCCAAGGGGGTCACCCCGTACCGCTACCTGCAATCCGTGCGCGTCGAGCGCGCCAAAGCCCTGTTGGAGCAGGGCGCCGCCCCGGCCGAGGCCGCGCTGGCGGCCGGCTTTGCCGACCAAAGCCATTTCCACCGTTTTTTCAGCCTGTTTATCGGCATGCCCCCCGGCGCCTACCGGGAAATCTTTTTTCAAAAATAA